One Halichoerus grypus chromosome 1, mHalGry1.hap1.1, whole genome shotgun sequence genomic region harbors:
- the SEC22C gene encoding vesicle-trafficking protein SEC22c isoform X1 — translation MSMILFACVVRVRDGLPLSASTDFYHTQDFLECRRRLKTLALRLAQYPGRGSAEGRDFNIHFSSLRDVACMAICSRQCPVAMAFSFLETVWWEFTASYDTTCIGLASRPYAFLEFDSIIQNVKWHFNHVSSIQMESSLEKIQEELEFQPPVVLTLEDTDVANGLMNGHTQIHLEPAPNFRMEPVTALGVLSLILNIMCAALNLIRGIHLAEHSLQVVHEEIGNILAFLIPFVACIFQCYLYLFYSPARTMKVVFLLLFICLGNMYLHGLRNVWQILFHIAVAFLSSYQILTRQLQEKQSDCGV, via the exons ATGTCTATGATCCTTTTTGCCTGTGTGGTGAGGGTGAGGGATGGACTGCCCCTCTCGGCCTCCACTGACTTTTACCACACCCAGGATTTTCTGGAATGCCGGAGACGGCTCAAGACTTTAGCCTTGCGACTGGCCCAGTATCCAGGTCGAGGTTCTGCGGAAGGACGTGACTTCAATATACA tttttcttctttgcGGGATGTGGCTTGCATGGCTATCTGCTCCCGCCAGTGTCCAGTGGCCATGGCCTTCAGCTTCCTGGAGACCGTGTGGTGGGAATTCACAGCTTCCTACGACACCACCTGTATTGGCCTAGCCTCCAGGCCGTACGCCTTTCTCGAGTTTG ACAGTATCATTCAGAACGTGAAGTGGCATTTTAACCATGTAAGTTCCATTCAGATGGAGAGCAGCTTGGAAAAAATTCAGGAGGAGCTGGAGTTCCAGCCTCCAGTGGTTCTCACTCTGGAGGACACGGATGTGGCAAATGGGCTAATGAACGGTCACACACAGATACACTTGGAGCCTG cTCCTAATTTCCGAATGGAACCAGTGACAGCCCTGGGTGTCCTCTCGCTTATTCTCAACATCATGTGTGCTGCTCTGAATCTCATCCGTGGTATTCACCTTGCAGAACATTCTTTACAG gtTGTCCACGAGGAAATTGGAAATATTCTGgcttttcttattccttttgtAGCCTGTATTTTCCAG TGTTATTTGTACCTGTTCTACAGTCCAGCCAGGACTATGAAGGTGGTGTTCCTGCTGCTCTTTATCTGCCTGGGCAACATGTACCTGCACGGGCTGCGGAACGTCTGGCAAATCCTCTTCCACATAGCGGTGGCTTTTCTGTCTTCGTATCAGATACTGACCAGGCAGCTTCAGGAGAAGCAGTCTGACTGCGGAGTTTGA
- the SEC22C gene encoding vesicle-trafficking protein SEC22c isoform X2, producing the protein MSMILFACVVRVRDGLPLSASTDFYHTQDFLECRRRLKTLALRLAQYPGRGSAEGRDFNIHFSSLRDVACMAICSRQCPVAMAFSFLETVWWEFTASYDTTCIGLASRPYAFLEFDSIIQNVKWHFNHVSSIQMESSLEKIQEELEFQPPVVLTLEDTDVANGLMNGHTQIHLEPAPNFRMEPVTALGVLSLILNIMCAALNLIRGIHLAEHSLQCYLYLFYSPARTMKVVFLLLFICLGNMYLHGLRNVWQILFHIAVAFLSSYQILTRQLQEKQSDCGV; encoded by the exons ATGTCTATGATCCTTTTTGCCTGTGTGGTGAGGGTGAGGGATGGACTGCCCCTCTCGGCCTCCACTGACTTTTACCACACCCAGGATTTTCTGGAATGCCGGAGACGGCTCAAGACTTTAGCCTTGCGACTGGCCCAGTATCCAGGTCGAGGTTCTGCGGAAGGACGTGACTTCAATATACA tttttcttctttgcGGGATGTGGCTTGCATGGCTATCTGCTCCCGCCAGTGTCCAGTGGCCATGGCCTTCAGCTTCCTGGAGACCGTGTGGTGGGAATTCACAGCTTCCTACGACACCACCTGTATTGGCCTAGCCTCCAGGCCGTACGCCTTTCTCGAGTTTG ACAGTATCATTCAGAACGTGAAGTGGCATTTTAACCATGTAAGTTCCATTCAGATGGAGAGCAGCTTGGAAAAAATTCAGGAGGAGCTGGAGTTCCAGCCTCCAGTGGTTCTCACTCTGGAGGACACGGATGTGGCAAATGGGCTAATGAACGGTCACACACAGATACACTTGGAGCCTG cTCCTAATTTCCGAATGGAACCAGTGACAGCCCTGGGTGTCCTCTCGCTTATTCTCAACATCATGTGTGCTGCTCTGAATCTCATCCGTGGTATTCACCTTGCAGAACATTCTTTACAG TGTTATTTGTACCTGTTCTACAGTCCAGCCAGGACTATGAAGGTGGTGTTCCTGCTGCTCTTTATCTGCCTGGGCAACATGTACCTGCACGGGCTGCGGAACGTCTGGCAAATCCTCTTCCACATAGCGGTGGCTTTTCTGTCTTCGTATCAGATACTGACCAGGCAGCTTCAGGAGAAGCAGTCTGACTGCGGAGTTTGA